Below is a genomic region from Ferrovum sp. PN-J185.
AAAACAGAGGAATCACTGTGGGAAAAGTATTTAAAAAACGACAGTAGTGCGATCTTACATAAAAAATCACATGATAGATTTATTGAAAAAATTAACGCTATAAAACTTCATGCTGACAATACTCCAACTGAAAACATAATCAACGATTTATTGGGTTATCTCACAAACTGGCTAGTTGAACATATACTAGAACATGATAGAGAGTTGTCATATATAGTATATGGAATACAGTGTGGGCTTACAATTGAAGAAGCCAAAATTAATGCTGATAAGAAAACAAATAGTGAAAAAGAAATATTAATTAAAATTATATTATCAATGTATGACTTTTTTTCTATTAATGCATTAACTTTAATAAAAGAGTTATCACACAAACAATTAATAGAAGAAACATTACTTTTTAAAACAAAACGTGACCAACTAGTATTAGAACTATCAAAAAAGAAAAAAGAATTTAATAATATTGAATTGTTTATAAACTATATAAAAGAAAAATTTATTACATTAACTAAGAGTAAATCCGCATTTATAGTAATTCATAATAAATCAAACAATCAATTTGATTATTATCTTGATTATATTAAACAAAGGGATACTATTAGAAACCACGAAAGTGATGAATTTTTGAAAGAATTCTCATTAATTAAAAATTTTACAATCGAAGATAATGCAATAATAATCAATGAACTTAAAACTTATAAAAAAGAACAAAATATACATTTTCAAAACTCCAAGAACGAAAGAATTATAATTGTTCCAATGGTAGAATCCAAAGATATGGTCACATACTTTGGAGTATTAAATAAGGAAGAAAAGTATACAGATTTAGATCTTGAAACAGCCAAATTATTAGCAAATGAATCCTGGTATATTCTTGAAAATGAACTGCAAAATGCAAAGCAAGATAAATTATTTCTTGAAATTGTTAACCTCATATCTACAATAAACGAATTTCACGATCAATATACAGTGGGGCATGAAAGTAGAGTCTCAAACATTGCTATCGACATTGCGAAAAAATTAAACTTAGATAAAGATACAATAATGGCAATCAAAATATCTGCTTTATTGCACGATATTGGTAAAATCACTGTTCCACAAGAACTTTTGAATAAATCGGGGAAAATTTCAAACGAAGAAAGAGACATTTTAAAATCTCATGTAAATGCAGGTTACAATATTTTAAAAAATATTAGCTTTCCCTGGCCTATTGCAGATATCGTTTATCAACACCATGAACGATTAAATGGTAGTGGCTACCCTGAAGGAAAACATTCAGGAGATATACTCATTGAAGCTAAAATAATTGCTGTGGCTGATGTATATGAATCTATGGCTACTAATAGACCTTATAGACAAAAAGTTGGCCATGAAAAAGCCCTTGAAGAACTAATAAAAGGTAAAGGGATTTTATATGACTCAATAGTTGTAGATACGTTACTATCTTTAGTACAAGATATTAATTAACCAAGATTTAGAATAATGCCTTATTAACAAATTTATCTAAATTTACAATAAAATTAAATCATATTCTGCTCTTGTAAAGTTAAATATCTATTATTCCAATAAAATGTAACAATACCAGTAACTAAAACGCTTATAAAATCAATAAATACCTTATTACGTCATTTTATAAAGAAAAACATATATTAATCATTAACATAAACAGAGATTTTATTATTACTTATCTGATATAATGCAGGAAGTAAGACTACTTATCTTTTTGCAGACTTACTATAGACTTATTTATTTATTTCTTTATATTGTTTTATGATTTGAGTCATTAATTATAATTTTCAATAATACTAACAGATCTTAAAATTGATCATTTACTTTACTTAAGTAACTAAAAATTTATTCAAATCAATTTTAAAAATTTATCTAACTGTACAACAAAGAAAGTTCTAAGATGAAATTAACATTACCTAGTATTCTGGTATTGATAGTTACTGTAACTATACTTTTCTTTGTATATCAAAAAGAAGAACGCAATCAACTTAATGAAGCTTATTATACTTTTCAAAGTATTAGCAATAAAGATTACTTCTCAATTGAAAAAAACATAAGCGATAGTTTACTCGATGTCGAATTATTAGGAAGTACCTTTGACTCTAACCCCACTTTATCTAATATTCAATTTAAAAACTATAGTACACATTTAATTTCTCACACCCCTGAAATTCAAGCCTTAGAATGGGTTCCAAAGGTTTATGATAAAGAGAGACCTTTGTACG
It encodes:
- a CDS encoding bacteriohemerythrin, producing MYKNQLINTKKPINTKKSVDIFPWNEYFKIGIEEIDKQHEKLVGILNEVATHVSFNSKLPELQDIIEKLVDYTQYHFKTEESLWEKYLKNDSSAILHKKSHDRFIEKINAIKLHADNTPTENIINDLLGYLTNWLVEHILEHDRELSYIVYGIQCGLTIEEAKINADKKTNSEKEILIKIILSMYDFFSINALTLIKELSHKQLIEETLLFKTKRDQLVLELSKKKKEFNNIELFINYIKEKFITLTKSKSAFIVIHNKSNNQFDYYLDYIKQRDTIRNHESDEFLKEFSLIKNFTIEDNAIIINELKTYKKEQNIHFQNSKNERIIIVPMVESKDMVTYFGVLNKEEKYTDLDLETAKLLANESWYILENELQNAKQDKLFLEIVNLISTINEFHDQYTVGHESRVSNIAIDIAKKLNLDKDTIMAIKISALLHDIGKITVPQELLNKSGKISNEERDILKSHVNAGYNILKNISFPWPIADIVYQHHERLNGSGYPEGKHSGDILIEAKIIAVADVYESMATNRPYRQKVGHEKALEELIKGKGILYDSIVVDTLLSLVQDIN